In the genome of Persephonella sp. KM09-Lau-8, one region contains:
- the uvrC gene encoding excinuclease ABC subunit UvrC yields MYIGKAKNLKSRLKGHWQNLKLDPKERRIFEESSRIEWIITKSDYEAFVLENELIKQYKPKYNIRLKSGSGYPMLVITDDEYPTVLISRKYGEIKGEYFGPFLPARTARAMKDLIHKLFKLRTCDPLPKRNIVCFDYHLGLCSAPCVNKISKKDYNFDVKAAKAFLSGNVKKVIYQLYDRIEEYTSKMMFEKAAIVRDQITAMENLVQTQEVLGLPFEEADLFYFAGNKVLLVIIRGHRIVGKNFIDITRQGLEDSFYDAVITGYYSRGNFIPEIIISNQPLSEKENIQKWLSNKKGKQVQIEYQIPEQIINFIERNFSFIDLTDIKKKFAEVFGFQLPERIEGFDISTLQGEFTVGSCVVWENGEMNKKEYRRFKVKTVKGVDDYASLREVLYRRFRRYKEFEQLPLVLIDGGKGQLKQGLIVKDALGLENLRVFSIAKKEEIIYTDDGKEVHLFDHKELLKLFTTIRDEAHRFAISYNRKLREKEGLKEVLDNIKGIGKKRKEILYRTYKTIDRIAMAKVEELEKLGIPRKVAQNIKDYLSK; encoded by the coding sequence ATTTATATAGGTAAAGCAAAAAATTTAAAATCCCGTCTAAAAGGACACTGGCAGAATTTAAAATTAGACCCGAAAGAAAGAAGAATTTTTGAAGAAAGCTCAAGAATAGAATGGATTATCACAAAATCTGATTATGAGGCTTTTGTTCTTGAGAATGAACTTATAAAGCAGTATAAACCTAAATACAATATCCGTCTGAAATCCGGCTCCGGTTATCCTATGCTGGTTATTACTGATGACGAATATCCAACGGTGTTAATCAGTAGAAAATACGGAGAGATAAAAGGTGAATATTTTGGGCCCTTTTTACCTGCCAGAACTGCACGGGCTATGAAGGATTTAATTCATAAACTATTTAAACTTAGAACCTGTGACCCTTTACCAAAAAGGAATATTGTTTGTTTTGATTATCATCTTGGGCTTTGTTCTGCTCCCTGTGTAAATAAAATCTCAAAAAAGGATTACAACTTTGATGTAAAAGCTGCAAAAGCATTTTTATCCGGAAATGTGAAAAAAGTTATCTACCAGCTTTATGACAGGATTGAGGAATACACATCAAAAATGATGTTTGAAAAAGCTGCGATAGTCAGAGACCAGATAACAGCAATGGAAAATCTGGTGCAAACACAGGAAGTTTTAGGACTACCATTTGAAGAGGCAGACCTTTTTTATTTTGCTGGAAATAAGGTTTTGCTGGTAATAATCAGAGGGCACAGAATAGTAGGAAAAAATTTTATTGATATCACACGGCAAGGCTTAGAAGACAGCTTTTATGATGCAGTCATAACAGGCTATTACTCACGGGGAAATTTTATTCCTGAGATAATAATTTCAAACCAACCACTATCAGAAAAAGAGAACATTCAAAAGTGGCTATCTAACAAAAAAGGCAAGCAAGTCCAGATTGAATACCAAATTCCTGAGCAGATAATAAACTTCATAGAAAGAAATTTCTCATTTATTGATTTAACAGACATTAAGAAAAAATTTGCTGAAGTTTTTGGCTTCCAGCTGCCTGAAAGGATTGAAGGATTTGATATTTCAACTCTGCAAGGGGAGTTTACAGTCGGCTCCTGTGTTGTCTGGGAAAATGGGGAGATGAACAAAAAGGAATATAGAAGATTTAAAGTAAAAACTGTCAAAGGTGTTGATGATTATGCATCTTTAAGGGAAGTTTTATACAGAAGATTTAGAAGATACAAAGAATTTGAACAACTCCCCCTTGTGCTTATTGACGGAGGAAAAGGACAGCTTAAACAGGGATTAATTGTAAAAGACGCTCTGGGACTGGAAAATCTCCGTGTGTTTTCAATAGCTAAAAAAGAAGAGATTATCTATACAGATGACGGCAAAGAGGTTCATCTGTTTGACCATAAAGAGCTACTCAAATTGTTTACCACTATCAGAGATGAAGCCCATAGATTTGCAATTTCTTATAACAGAAAACTACGGGAGAAAGAAGGTTTAAAGGAAGTTTTAGACAATATCAAAGGAATAGGCAAAAAAAGAAAAGAAATTCTGTATAGAACCTATAAAACCATAGACAGAATTGCCATGGCAAAAGTTGAAGAACTGGAAAAGTTAGGCATTCCAAGAAAAGTTGCCCAGAATATTAAAGATTATTTATCAAAATAA
- a CDS encoding S-methyl-5'-thioinosine phosphorylase yields the protein MLGILGGSGLYNIDDIKILEEKRILTPYGEPSDNYIIAEYKNKKVVFLPRHGRGHKYPPHLINYRANIWGFRKLGVDRILSISAVGGINSILKPGDIVLSDQFLDFTKVRPVTFYEGIYTIKDEEDNQDDLVNEYLSNDRVVHIDVTNPFCPDMRNVLKNILKDMGIRFHTKGTYAATEGPRLETAAEIKALGLLGADVVGMTLVPEIVLARELAMHFASVNVVTNLAAGISEERLTSDEVIQMMHQKNEEIKQLVLRFIENLPEELNCSCKDVLKGAAI from the coding sequence ATGCTCGGAATATTAGGTGGTAGTGGTTTATACAATATTGATGATATAAAAATCTTAGAAGAAAAAAGAATTTTAACCCCTTACGGAGAACCTTCTGATAACTACATAATCGCAGAATACAAAAACAAAAAAGTTGTATTTCTTCCAAGACACGGAAGAGGCCATAAATACCCGCCTCATCTTATAAATTACAGGGCAAATATATGGGGATTTAGGAAGCTTGGCGTTGATAGGATTTTATCAATTAGTGCTGTTGGCGGAATAAATTCAATTTTAAAACCGGGGGATATTGTTTTATCTGACCAGTTTTTAGATTTTACAAAGGTAAGACCGGTTACTTTTTATGAGGGAATTTATACAATAAAGGATGAGGAAGATAATCAAGACGACCTTGTAAACGAGTATTTATCAAATGATAGGGTTGTCCATATAGATGTTACAAATCCTTTCTGTCCTGATATGAGAAATGTTTTAAAAAATATTCTAAAAGATATGGGAATTCGTTTCCATACTAAAGGAACCTATGCAGCAACAGAGGGTCCCAGACTTGAAACGGCTGCTGAAATAAAAGCTCTTGGGCTTTTAGGTGCAGATGTTGTGGGAATGACTCTTGTCCCAGAGATAGTTTTAGCCCGTGAACTTGCTATGCATTTTGCTTCTGTAAACGTGGTTACTAATCTTGCGGCAGGGATATCAGAGGAAAGATTGACTTCAGATGAAGTTATCCAGATGATGCACCAAAAGAATGAAGAGATTAAACAGCTTGTTCTGAGGTTTATAGAAAATCTTCCAGAAGAGCTAAACTGTAGTTGTAAGGATGTATTAAAAGGAGCTGCTATATAA
- the trpC gene encoding indole-3-glycerol phosphate synthase TrpC, with translation MNILDKIIQTKKEELLDYTPDYIEFLEKKVVERDRVRDFKAALIRDEINIIAEIKKASPSKGIIREDFDPVKIAKIYEENGAAAISVLTDKTYFQGDIQYLKMVRKVTTIPLLRKDFIIDKRQILEAYAYGADSFLLIARVLSEKEMEELIKYGREFGMEPLVEIHSLEEGAKSINAGATIIGINNRDLETFKVDINLSKELAPELKSLGAHVVVAESGISSRKEILELKKYCVDAFLIGESLMREEDIGKKLRELLGK, from the coding sequence TTGAACATATTAGATAAGATAATTCAGACCAAAAAGGAAGAGCTACTTGATTATACACCTGATTATATAGAATTTCTTGAAAAAAAAGTTGTAGAAAGGGATAGAGTAAGGGATTTTAAAGCTGCTTTAATTAGAGATGAGATAAATATTATTGCGGAAATAAAAAAGGCATCTCCATCAAAGGGAATAATCAGAGAAGATTTTGACCCGGTAAAAATTGCAAAAATCTATGAGGAAAACGGCGCTGCCGCCATATCCGTTTTAACTGATAAAACCTATTTTCAGGGTGATATTCAGTATCTCAAAATGGTCAGAAAAGTTACAACAATACCGCTGCTTAGAAAGGATTTTATAATAGACAAAAGACAGATTTTGGAAGCTTATGCCTATGGTGCAGATTCTTTTCTTCTGATAGCGAGAGTTTTGTCAGAAAAAGAGATGGAAGAGTTAATAAAATACGGCAGAGAGTTTGGAATGGAACCTCTGGTAGAAATTCACAGCCTTGAAGAAGGGGCAAAATCTATCAATGCTGGGGCAACTATAATTGGAATAAACAACAGGGATTTAGAGACATTTAAAGTGGATATTAATCTGTCCAAGGAACTTGCTCCTGAACTCAAAAGTCTGGGGGCTCATGTTGTTGTTGCTGAAAGTGGTATATCAAGTAGAAAGGAAATTCTTGAGCTAAAAAAATACTGTGTTGATGCATTTTTAATCGGCGAATCATTGATGAGAGAGGAAGATATAGGGAAAAAACTCAGGGAGTTGCTGGGCAAATAA
- a CDS encoding Uma2 family endonuclease, which translates to MEAVISKKTKTRKRVPKYLIYEMRKGSPIYYRDYDKVISGEKTTEEIMGSSELQSIFVSIILKWLYKQINDKKYFIAPNEIGYKFAPRSWYNLDIAIIEKDKLKKISDKYLTIPPKVVIEIDTKADLRKFENPQDYFHRKTQDLLDSGVEKVIWIFTQDKKVWVAEKGKRWIITDWNDTIDVIDNLKLNIENLLKEEGVEF; encoded by the coding sequence ATGGAAGCTGTAATAAGTAAAAAAACAAAAACAAGAAAGAGAGTTCCTAAATATCTCATATACGAGATGAGAAAAGGCTCACCTATTTATTACAGGGATTATGACAAAGTGATATCAGGGGAGAAAACAACGGAGGAAATTATGGGGAGTAGTGAATTACAATCAATTTTTGTTTCTATTATCTTAAAGTGGTTATATAAACAAATTAACGACAAAAAATATTTTATAGCGCCAAACGAAATCGGCTACAAATTTGCTCCACGTAGCTGGTATAACCTTGATATAGCAATAATTGAAAAAGACAAGCTCAAAAAAATATCAGATAAATATCTAACAATTCCCCCAAAAGTTGTAATAGAAATCGATACTAAAGCAGACCTCAGAAAATTTGAAAATCCACAGGATTACTTCCATAGAAAAACTCAGGATTTACTTGATAGTGGAGTTGAAAAAGTAATATGGATTTTTACACAGGATAAAAAAGTCTGGGTTGCAGAGAAAGGTAAAAGATGGATTATAACAGACTGGAACGATACTATAGATGTTATAGACAATTTAAAGCTCAATATTGAAAATCTTTTAAAAGAAGAAGGGGTGGAATTTTAG
- a CDS encoding metallophosphoesterase: MDRPVGIETDKEVVIIGDIHGCLIEFQEMVSKIQSRYGEDTIIVSLGDTIDRGDYNVETLEYCFELQKTGRFIEIQSNHNLKLYRWFKGRKVNISSGMKKTIDQIIQMPEKKQEELKEKYIRYYESLPLYLIINGSVVVAHAGIKDEMIGKVNRKIKDFVIFGETTGRYTEKGFPERLDWTKNRKVDKYSPIIVYGHVVFEKPYINNKAYGIDTGCVLGNMLTAYNPFRDEFLFVQAKKQYFSFD; the protein is encoded by the coding sequence ATGGATAGACCTGTGGGAATAGAAACAGACAAGGAAGTTGTGATTATCGGTGATATTCATGGTTGTCTGATTGAGTTTCAAGAAATGGTTTCCAAAATCCAGAGCAGATATGGTGAAGATACAATTATTGTGTCTTTAGGAGATACAATTGATAGGGGAGATTATAATGTTGAAACCCTTGAATACTGCTTTGAGCTCCAGAAAACAGGTAGATTTATAGAAATCCAGAGTAATCATAATCTAAAGCTATATAGATGGTTTAAAGGAAGAAAAGTCAATATCAGTTCAGGAATGAAAAAAACCATTGACCAGATTATACAGATGCCTGAAAAAAAGCAGGAAGAGTTAAAAGAGAAATATATCCGTTATTATGAAAGTCTTCCTCTATATCTAATTATAAATGGCAGTGTTGTTGTAGCCCATGCAGGAATAAAAGATGAGATGATTGGAAAAGTAAACAGAAAAATAAAGGATTTTGTTATTTTTGGAGAAACAACAGGCAGATACACAGAAAAAGGTTTTCCAGAAAGACTGGACTGGACAAAAAACAGAAAGGTTGATAAATACTCTCCAATCATTGTTTATGGTCATGTGGTTTTTGAAAAACCTTACATAAATAATAAAGCCTACGGGATTGATACTGGTTGTGTTCTTGGTAATATGCTAACTGCTTACAATCCGTTCAGGGATGAATTTTTATTTGTCCAGGCAAAAAAGCAGTATTTTTCCTTTGATTGA
- a CDS encoding diguanylate cyclase, producing the protein MAENKINCKFYEKLKSSNKLDHEDIKLLMNIVRKELSFLIKHNIPPVPKNYEKWFYIFCALAESQKELDDLEIIGIYKDTYDDDYKKIDTSSEEGISENIANKLRDVAEKFDETLKEVINNIDNYQDKLDSHADKLEQTKEKATLENINEAVMEILDELKQLRAENAKLKSELKAYHSEVISLKEELSVAKKEATIDFLTGLVNRRRFERALEDAIRDRKKRGYPSSLIFVDIDNFKQINDKYGHINGDLVLKELATIFRFYLRANTVIGRLGGEEFAILLPGTEVEDAVKVAERLRKIIENREIKINHDESKKIKITASFGVTDVRPDDTVEILLNRADEAMYEAKKSGKNQVKVK; encoded by the coding sequence ATGGCTGAAAATAAAATAAACTGCAAATTCTACGAAAAACTTAAAAGTAGTAATAAGCTTGACCATGAAGATATAAAACTTTTGATGAATATTGTTAGAAAAGAACTTAGTTTTCTTATCAAACATAATATTCCACCTGTTCCTAAAAATTATGAGAAATGGTTTTATATCTTTTGTGCCCTTGCAGAAAGTCAGAAAGAGTTAGATGATTTAGAAATCATTGGTATTTATAAAGATACCTATGATGATGATTACAAAAAAATAGATACCTCATCTGAAGAAGGAATATCCGAAAATATAGCTAATAAGCTCAGAGATGTCGCAGAAAAATTTGATGAAACACTCAAAGAAGTCATAAACAATATTGACAATTATCAGGACAAACTGGATTCCCATGCTGATAAGTTAGAACAGACGAAGGAAAAAGCAACTCTTGAAAATATTAACGAAGCTGTAATGGAAATCCTTGATGAACTGAAGCAACTTCGTGCTGAAAATGCCAAACTAAAAAGCGAGCTTAAAGCATATCATTCAGAGGTTATATCCCTCAAAGAAGAACTTTCTGTGGCTAAAAAAGAAGCCACTATTGATTTTCTTACAGGTCTTGTTAATAGAAGGAGGTTTGAAAGAGCCCTTGAGGATGCAATAAGAGATAGAAAGAAAAGAGGCTATCCTTCTTCTCTGATATTTGTTGACATTGATAACTTCAAGCAGATAAATGATAAATACGGCCATATTAACGGAGATTTAGTCTTAAAAGAACTGGCAACAATTTTTAGGTTTTACCTCAGAGCAAATACCGTTATAGGTAGACTGGGAGGAGAAGAATTTGCGATCCTTCTTCCTGGAACAGAAGTTGAGGATGCTGTAAAAGTAGCCGAAAGGTTAAGAAAAATAATAGAAAACAGAGAAATAAAAATAAATCATGATGAATCGAAGAAAATTAAAATTACAGCAAGTTTTGGTGTTACAGATGTAAGACCAGACGATACAGTTGAGATTTTATTAAATAGAGCAGACGAAGCCATGTATGAGGCAAAAAAATCAGGTAAAAATCAAGTTAAAGTAAAATGA
- a CDS encoding hemerythrin family protein has translation MLIQIEQLPRVALERMNKVHEKEIEIMNELYQLLQDYKKENASIEDIDKAFNEFLEDVKHHFSSEQEMMEQYNFFAYPMHRGEHDMVLGQLQNLQKNWEKNKNPEIIKSYLENQFLPWLINHIQTMDTVTAHFLSHFIRE, from the coding sequence ATGCTTATACAGATAGAACAATTACCAAGAGTTGCCCTTGAAAGAATGAATAAAGTTCATGAAAAAGAGATAGAAATTATGAATGAACTTTATCAACTTTTGCAGGATTATAAGAAAGAAAATGCATCTATTGAAGATATAGATAAAGCCTTTAACGAGTTTTTGGAAGATGTTAAACACCATTTTTCGTCTGAGCAAGAGATGATGGAGCAGTATAACTTCTTTGCTTACCCGATGCACAGAGGCGAGCATGATATGGTTTTAGGACAGCTTCAAAACTTGCAGAAAAACTGGGAGAAAAACAAAAATCCAGAAATCATAAAAAGCTACCTTGAAAATCAGTTTCTCCCGTGGCTTATAAACCATATTCAGACTATGGATACTGTTACAGCACACTTTTTATCCCATTTTATAAGGGAATAA
- a CDS encoding peptidase U32 family protein, with product MNKPEILAPVGHYEGLAAVIKAGADAIYMGVGKINQRALKSNFTIEDVKEIRKITQDAGVRQYIVLNSIVFEDDLPYINETLEQLKEIGVDAVIGWDMAVLSKSIELGIETHLSTMASVSNSQAAKFYEKMGVKRVVPAREVKLEGLLDIKNKTNLEVEIFIHGAMCMAVSGRCFLSHDVFEKSGNRGECYQVCRHEFDVKIVSKNTGTEFYLGSDYVLSARDLVTINFVDKLMWADSWKIEGRNKNADYAYMVTSAYREARDRILNGEWHTKGWKDLWDKLERVYHREWDSGFYFGEGLFGMNKSIAKEKKLFAGEVIKFYPKISVAEVKIVDNPIKVGDTIHIIGKKTGVVRQQVKSMQIDGKNITETKRGDLIGLKTEDRVRPGDKVYLIKEVDTADNNSEGNLLTSRG from the coding sequence TTGAATAAACCGGAAATACTTGCTCCAGTAGGACATTATGAAGGTCTTGCTGCAGTTATAAAAGCTGGAGCAGATGCAATATATATGGGTGTAGGAAAGATAAATCAAAGGGCTTTAAAGTCTAACTTTACTATTGAGGATGTAAAAGAAATCAGGAAAATAACTCAGGACGCAGGGGTAAGACAATACATTGTCTTAAACTCCATTGTGTTTGAGGATGACCTGCCATACATAAATGAAACCCTTGAACAGTTGAAAGAAATAGGCGTTGACGCTGTTATCGGATGGGATATGGCAGTTCTGTCAAAATCTATAGAGCTGGGAATTGAAACTCATCTTTCCACAATGGCGTCGGTATCAAACTCACAGGCGGCAAAATTTTATGAAAAAATGGGAGTAAAAAGGGTTGTTCCAGCAAGGGAAGTAAAACTTGAAGGACTTTTAGACATAAAAAATAAAACAAATCTTGAGGTGGAAATATTTATCCATGGTGCAATGTGTATGGCTGTCTCAGGTAGATGTTTCCTGTCCCATGATGTATTTGAAAAATCAGGAAACAGAGGAGAGTGCTATCAGGTTTGCAGACATGAATTTGATGTAAAAATAGTATCCAAAAACACAGGAACAGAGTTTTATCTGGGTTCTGATTATGTTTTATCTGCAAGAGATTTAGTAACAATAAACTTTGTTGACAAACTTATGTGGGCAGACAGCTGGAAGATAGAAGGAAGAAACAAAAATGCAGATTATGCCTATATGGTAACTTCTGCATATAGAGAGGCAAGGGACAGAATACTAAATGGAGAATGGCACACAAAAGGCTGGAAAGACCTATGGGACAAACTTGAAAGGGTTTATCATAGAGAATGGGATAGCGGTTTTTACTTTGGAGAAGGTCTGTTTGGTATGAACAAATCTATAGCCAAAGAAAAGAAATTATTTGCAGGAGAAGTTATAAAGTTTTATCCAAAAATTAGTGTAGCCGAAGTAAAAATAGTAGATAATCCAATAAAAGTAGGAGATACCATCCATATAATAGGCAAAAAAACTGGGGTTGTCAGACAACAAGTAAAATCAATGCAAATAGATGGAAAAAATATAACCGAGACAAAAAGAGGGGACCTTATAGGCCTGAAAACAGAGGATAGAGTTAGACCCGGAGATAAAGTTTATCTAATAAAAGAAGTGGATACAGCCGATAATAATTCGGAGGGAAATTTATTAACTTCTCGAGGATGA
- a CDS encoding NAD(P)H-binding protein: MRILLTGSTGFVGSYILDSLEGRYELILPVRNKEKLKKEIPNATITSFKEPLSDIVIKYQPDIVINTLGILIENKNITFEKVHVEYVRQLVEGSVKSSVKKFIHISALGADKNSKSRYAKTKAEAEEIIISSGLNYLILRPSIILGKGQKLFDDLRKLSLIAPFLFAPKGKVQPVHINDVVDIVLKGIENGLNNEIIELCGNRIVSYKELFQFALGYIGRKRPVFEMPLSVLQIMVPFMQILPEPPVTQDQIYLLEKDNVCTGKLKTQKDILGSVRNPFKF, from the coding sequence ATGAGAATTCTTCTCACCGGAAGCACAGGTTTTGTAGGAAGTTATATCCTTGATTCCCTTGAAGGAAGATATGAATTAATTCTTCCGGTTAGAAATAAAGAAAAATTAAAAAAAGAAATCCCTAATGCCACGATAACTTCATTTAAAGAACCTTTATCGGATATAGTTATCAAATATCAGCCTGATATAGTGATTAATACCCTTGGAATATTAATAGAAAATAAAAATATAACCTTTGAAAAAGTTCATGTTGAATACGTCAGACAGCTTGTTGAGGGCTCAGTAAAAAGTTCGGTGAAGAAATTTATTCATATCTCAGCCCTTGGTGCAGACAAAAATTCAAAAAGTAGGTATGCAAAAACAAAAGCGGAAGCAGAAGAAATCATAATTAGTTCAGGACTGAACTATCTTATCTTAAGACCTTCAATAATTCTTGGTAAAGGTCAAAAACTATTTGATGATTTAAGAAAGTTATCGTTGATTGCTCCATTTTTATTTGCACCTAAAGGAAAGGTTCAACCTGTGCATATAAATGATGTGGTTGATATTGTTTTAAAGGGAATAGAGAACGGACTAAATAATGAAATTATTGAGCTTTGTGGAAATAGAATTGTATCTTATAAGGAGCTTTTTCAGTTTGCTTTAGGATATATAGGAAGAAAAAGACCTGTTTTTGAAATGCCTCTTTCTGTATTACAAATTATGGTTCCTTTTATGCAGATATTACCGGAGCCGCCTGTCACACAGGATCAGATTTATTTGCTTGAGAAGGATAATGTTTGCACAGGCAAACTAAAAACCCAGAAAGACATTCTGGGCTCTGTCCGAAACCCGTTTAAGTTTTAA